A single region of the Marmota flaviventris isolate mMarFla1 chromosome 10, mMarFla1.hap1, whole genome shotgun sequence genome encodes:
- the Loricrin gene encoding loricrin — translation MSHQKKQPTPFPPAGCGKTSGGGGGGGGGGGGGGGSGGCGFYSGGGGSSCGGGGGGGGGGCGGGGSGGGSSCGGGGSGGSGGGIKYYGGGGSSCGGGGYSGGGGGSSCGGGGSGGGSSCGGGGSGGSGGGIKYSGGGGGSSCGGGYSGGGGGSSGGCGGGSGGGLKYSGGGGSSGGGGGCYSGGGGGSSCGGGSSGGGCYSGGGGGGGSGCGGGSSGGGGGSSQHYQCQSYGGGSSGGSGCGGGYSGGGGGSGCGGGSSGGGSGCGGGSSGGGGGSSQYYQCQSYGGGSSGGSGCGGGSSGGGGGSSCGGGSSGGGGGGYYSQQTTQVSCAPQHSHGGGGGGGCGGCGGGCGGSSGGGGGCFSSGGGGGGCGGGSSGGGGGSSCGGGSSGGGSGGGKGVPICHQTQQKQAPSWPCK, via the coding sequence ATGTCCCACCAGAAAAAGCAACCCACCCCCTTTCCCCCAGCGGGTTGCGGGAAGACCTctggcggcggcggtggcggcggcggtggcggcggcggcggcggcggcagcggtgGCTGCGGCTTCTatagcggcggcggcggctccagCTGCGGCGGAGGCGGCGGAGGAGGCGGCGGAGGCTGCGGTGGCGGTGGCTCTGGGGGCGGCTCCAGTTGCGGAGGCGGCGGCAGCGGAGGCTCCGGAGGAGGGATCAAGTACTACGGGGGCGGCGGCTCCagctgcggcggcggcggctactccgggggcggcggcggctccAGCTGCGGTGGCGGTGGCTCTGGGGGCGGCTCCagctgcggcggcggcggcagcggagGCTCCGGAGGAGGGATCAAGTACTCcgggggcggcggcggctccAGCTGCGGCGGCGGCTActccggcggcggcggcggtagCTCTGGAGGCTGCGGCGGCGGCTCGGGAGGAGGCCTCAAGTACTCCGGGGGCGGAGGCTCCTCcgggggcggcggcggctgctactccggcggcggcggcggctctaGCTGCGGCGGCGGCTCCTCCGGCGGCGGCTGCTActccggcggcggcggcggcggcggctccggCTGCGGCGGCGGCTCCTCcgggggcggcggcggctccAGCCAGCACTACCAGTGCCAGAGCTACGGCGGCGGCTCCAGCGGCGGCTCAGGTTGCGGCGGCGGCTActccggcggcggcggcggctcggGCTGCGGCGGCGGCTCCTCCGGGGGCGGCTCCGGCTGCGGCGGCGGCTCCTCcgggggcggcggcggctccAGCCAGTACTACCAGTGCCAGAGCTACGGCGGCGGCTCCAGCGGCGGCTCCGGGTGCGGCGGGGGCTCctccggcggcggcggcggctccagCTGCGGCGGGGGCTCctccggcggcggcggcggcggctacTACTCGCAGCAGACCACCCAGGTCTCGTGCGCCCCGCAGCACAGccacggcggcggcggcggcggcggctgcggcggctgcggcggcggctgcggcggCTCCTCTgggggcggcggcggctgctTCTCCAgcggcgggggcggcggcggctgcggcggTGGTTCCTCCGGAGGCGGCGGCGGCTCCAGCTGCGGCGGTGGCTCCTCCGGGGGTGGCTCTGGGGGCGGCAAGGGCGTCCCTATCTGCCACCAGACCCAGCAGAAGCAGGCGCCTTCCTGGCCGTGCAAATAA